From a single Tachypleus tridentatus isolate NWPU-2018 chromosome 6, ASM421037v1, whole genome shotgun sequence genomic region:
- the LOC143252548 gene encoding RNA-binding protein 45-like — MANYSGYWRGYNGGYGDNTSNFRSSDKDKRDRHDGAPPHSRLFILCDKETTEEEIREAFEKFGKIEDIWILKDRQTNKPKGVIYVRFSKTSEAASAMETMDGERLRKYHMPMKVRIAHNREDGSRKDPNEEERVLRLFVMVPKTYTEDDLKKDFEQYGELDRVNIVRDHSTGESKGFGYVKFLKMSSAANAFENCPKTFKAKFADPKPSGHSQRDKNLPLGGGAWGFDGSKGALPPPPQTGPIMGQFPGMLNSGYDNIPCIPPKSDDMLRVNVAVPQTASFEQLYHLFDLIPGLERCDVNVGLASLKFNSCEAATWAKQKICRIEYPPGFLLQIVDIPPSGGGMKADTALASAPSGQLTNHIATLMEKISEAANVLKNVGFHVNNTTGVGQSNGNNMQEPGGLPPLQPMAKPGSEMKERLFIVMPERLPTKMLENLFCRFGNLMEIYLLPGKNCGFAKFSDKQSALRAMQALHGFEIAGGRIRVDIANPEKGDRDKKRSLQQDDEDTFTKQSRNDEA; from the exons ATGGCGAATTACAGCGGTTATTGGAGAGGTTACAATGGTGGTTATGGCGATAATACTTCAAATTTTAGATCCTCTGATAAAGATAAAAGAGATAGACATGATGGTGCACCACCGCATAGTAGACTTTTCATACTTTGCGATAAAGAAACAACTGAAGAGGAAATTCGCGAAGCATTCGAAAAGTTTGGAAAGATTGAAGATATTTGGATTTTGAAAGACCGACAAACTAATAAGCCTAAAGGTGTAATCTATGTGAGATTCTCTAAGACATCAGAGGCAGCATCAGCTATGGAAACAATGGATGGCGAACGTTTGCGAAAATATCACATGCCAATGAAG GTAAGAATAGCTCACAACAGGGAAGATGGTAGTAGGAAAGACCCCAATGAAGAGGAGCGTGTGTTACGTTTGTTTGTCATGGTTCCAAAAACCTATACAGAGGATGACTTAAAAAAGGACTTTGAACAGTATGGTGAATTAGACCGTGTGAATATCGTTAGAGATCACAGTACTGGGGAGAGTAAAGGGTTTGGATATGTCAAATTTTTGAAAATGTCTTCAGCAGCAAATGCTTTTGAAAATTGTCCAAAAA CTTTCAAGGCTAAATTTGCTGACCCAAAGCCATCTGGTCATTCTCAGAGAGATAAGAATCTTCCCCTAGGAGGGGGAGCATGGGGCTTTGATGGTTCAAAAGGAGCACTGCCACCACCTCCTCAAACAGGACCTATAATGGGACAATTTCCAGGGATGT TAAACAGTGGATATGATAACATTCCATGCATTCCTCCCAAATCTGATGATATGCTCAGAGTCAATGTGGCAGTTCCACAGACAGCAAGCTTTGAACAACTATATCACCTTTTTGACCTAATTCCTGGGCTGGAACGTTGTGATGTGAATGTTG GTTTGGCCAGCTTGAAGTTTAATAGTTGCGAAGCTGCTACATGGGCAAAACAGAAAATATGTCGCATAGAGTACCCTCCAGGCTTTTTGTTGCAAATTGTTGATATACCACCAAGTGGTGGAGGAATGAA AGCTGATACGGCACTTGCCTCGGCACCATCTGGACAGCTTACCAACCATATTGCTACCCTGATGGAAAAAATTTCAGAAGCAGCAAATGTACTCAAGAACGTTGGCTTCCATGTAAATAACACAACAG GTGTTGGGCAATCTAATGGAAACAACATGCAGGAACCTGGAGGATTGCCTCCTCTTCAACCCATGGCCAAACCTGGTAGTGAGATGAAAGAGCGATTGTTTATTGTAATGCCTGAAAGACTACCAACCAAAATGTTGGAGAACCTGTTCTGCCGATTTGGAAACTTAATGGAAATCTATCTCCTTCCTGGGAAAAACTGTGGATTTGCAAAATTTTCAGACAAGCAGTCTGCACTTCGAGCTATGCAG GCTTTACATGGTTTTGAGATTGCAGGAGGTAGGATCAGAGTAGATATCGCAAATCCTGAAAAAGGTGATCGAGACAAGAAACGCTCATTGCAACAGGATGATGAAGACACCTTTACTAAGCAGTCTCGTAATGATGAGGCATAG